CTCCAGCCCAGGCGCGGCTCGTGCGCCAGCACGGCCAGGATGACGGGCGCGGCGCTGATGGCCGCGGCTTGGAGGGCGTCCAGCCAGAGGACGTTGCGCAACGAGGCGCGCCAACGGAAATACAGGTTCTTCACGCTAGGAATACAGCAGCAGCGGCGGTGGGCCCGGCAGGGCGGTAGTCGCAAACCCTACCATGTCGACAAGGCTTTCCGGCGAGGGCGGCGGCCGGGGCCGGAAAGGCCGTTTCATTCATGAATCCGAGCAGCTTAATACGTATGGATACATATATGTGACTTTGCCGCCGCAGCGGCGCAGAATTGCCTGGAAGAAAGTCTGGAAATGGCATACAAAAAGCGCTGTAGCTGGGAATACTCAGTCCAATGTGCCTCTTTCTGCGCCCGGACAGCGCAGGTTTTCGCCCAGGGGCGCGCAAGGAGTATCGACATGATGTCGAATCAAGAGGCTTCCACAGACTCGGTGGCGAGCGACGACGAGATCGCCGCCATGATCACCGGCAAGGATGGCCTGCGCATGCTGTTGCAACCGCAGGTGGACCTGCTGACAGGCCGGATCGTGTCGGCCGAAGCGCTGGCTCGCTGGCGGCATCGCCGCCTGGGCATCATCATGCCTTCCGACTTCATTCCCGCCGTCAACCGCCTGGGCCTGGACAAGGTGCTTTTCGAGCGCGTCTGCCTGCGTGTCATAGACATGCTGCTGACGATGCGGCGCGCCGGAATCGCCATTCCCGTGGCCATCAATGCGCCTGCCTCCACCTTGTCGGACGAGGCCGCGGTGGATTTCCTGCTGGACCGCATCTATGCGGCTGAGCTGCCCGCGTCGCTGGTGCGCGTGGAACTGACGGAAGACCAGCCCATCCGCGAACTCGACGTGCTGCGCGCCACGCTGCTCAAGCTCGAGAATGCCGGCTGCGAGGTCAGCCTGGACGATTTCGGCACCGGCCACGCTTCGCTGAAGCTGCTGTCGGCGCTGCCGCTGTCCGAGGTCAAGATCGACCAGTATTTCGTCACGCGCATGCGCCGCAGCGCGGTCGCCTTCGAAGTGTTGCGCACCGCCGCGGAACTGGCGAACCGGCTCGGCCGCCGGGTGGTGGCCGAAGGCGTCGAAAACGTGGCGGACATTCCCGCCTTGCGCGCGGCCGGCTGCCGCTACGGCCAGGGCTTTGCGCTGGGCCGCCCCATGCCGCTGGACGAATTGACGGTGCGGCTGCGCACGCAACGCGACCAGGGCGAACCGCTGGCCGCGCCCGCCGCCTATGCGTCATCCTGGCTCGACGCCTACGACGCTTCCGCGCAGGAACCGCAGTCAGCGCGCGGCAAGCGCCACGCGGCCACGCAATAGGGCTGGGCGCGCAGCGTATTTTTTACCAACCTGGCCGGACTTTACCGGCGGTCCTTGCGTCCGCTCGTACGCGGGGCTGCGGGCTGACCGCCGCGCGGGTTTGGGCACGCGGGTTGCTGTATGGAATGCGGCGGAGCTTTTTCCGTCTTCCAGGAGACTTGCAATGCCCAATCAGAACCAGCCCGACCAGCAAAAGCAGCAACAGAAGCAACAGGCCCAGGAAAACCCCAGGGACCGCAATCAGCCCGGGCAGCAGCAGCCCGGCCAATCCGGCCAGCATGCCGACAAGGATCGGCAGCAACCTGGCCAGAACCCGGGCCAGCAAAGCAAGATGCCGCGCTGACTCATAGACCGCGTGTTCCGGGCCCTGTAGTCGGGCGGGTATCGCGGTAAGGACGGCCTTGTCCCGCTGTGGGCGGACAAGGCCGTTTGTGCTTCATGCATCGTCATTGAAGCGTCAAGCCGCCGCTGACAGCCACAGTGCTACCGGCAGTTCGCACAGCAGATCGGACAAGGGCAGCGCACCGTCGGCGCCGCGCCGCGCCTTTTCGTCGCCCATTGCATCGCGCCACGCCAAGTCCCTGACCGCATCGGGCAGGC
The sequence above is drawn from the Achromobacter xylosoxidans genome and encodes:
- a CDS encoding EAL domain-containing protein — its product is MMSNQEASTDSVASDDEIAAMITGKDGLRMLLQPQVDLLTGRIVSAEALARWRHRRLGIIMPSDFIPAVNRLGLDKVLFERVCLRVIDMLLTMRRAGIAIPVAINAPASTLSDEAAVDFLLDRIYAAELPASLVRVELTEDQPIRELDVLRATLLKLENAGCEVSLDDFGTGHASLKLLSALPLSEVKIDQYFVTRMRRSAVAFEVLRTAAELANRLGRRVVAEGVENVADIPALRAAGCRYGQGFALGRPMPLDELTVRLRTQRDQGEPLAAPAAYASSWLDAYDASAQEPQSARGKRHAATQ